tcgcaaatattttataaactatcGTTTTGCAGCTTGCAACGCATGGCTGCCACAATGCACATTTGTGACTCGGATGTGGCAACCAGATTTGCCCCTTTCCTGTCGAATCTACGCTCTGGCTTACCGCCACTGGATGTGTCAGAAACTCTTGTGGATTTAACCATTTCGAAGAATGTGACGGGTCCATTTTGCAGATGGAATGGACGTTTCTATTtctgcaataaaatattcgaCTTTGTGGCCACCGATGAGGGTATTTGCTATCAGTTTAATGGACTTCGACCCAAGGATATATATCGAGATGAACGTTTTGTCAGCTACATTGATCCGGATGTGGTTAGCTTTGACGATTACTTCGATGTCGATTTATCTCCTCTCAATAATATTACCGGAAATTGGTCCTTGGATACGGGCTATGTCGATCAGGGACAAAATTCGTATCCTCAGCGAACAATTGCGTCGTCAGTGCGGAATGGattctttgcatttttgcagGGCCTCGAGCATAACTATGACTACGACTGTCGCAGTTTTAAGCAGGGTTACAAGGTGGGTCATTCTTGACTCTCCATACTGTGCACTAACGGTGAAAATTTCAGGTATTCCTCAACTCACCAGAGAGTGTGCCGCTTACCTCAAATAATTACATACTTGTTCCTCATGGTCATGAAGTTATGGTTGGTGTGCTGCCCAATTATGTCGTGTCCACAAGTAATTTACACGAAATTAGCGCCGAAAAGTGAGAACATTCAAAGGGGTATTTCATTTGaagtaattataatatacatttattttgtaggcGCCAGTGTTACTTCGATGATGAGCGCGCTCTTCGCTACTTTAAAGCTTACTCGCAGAGCAATTGCCAGACCGAATGCTTGGCCAACTATACCATGGCCAAGTGTGGTTGCGTCAAGTTCTGGATGCCCAGTAAGTGATATGATTAGCTGGTAATTGCCTTATCTCAATCCGTTACTTGCAGAGCCCTTGGATGTTCCAGTTTGTGGTGTAGCTGGAATAGCCTGTTATAATGCCGCACAGGATGAACTTAATGCCTTGCTACAAAATCAGACCATGCAGAAGACTATAAATCCTAATGTCAAGGTTATGTGCGATTGTATGCCAGCCTGCACATCGCTTGAATACAACTTTGAAATCTCCCGAgctgaattaaattttaaaaaatctcTTATAGCGTTTCGGAATACGTACAAACGCACTGAGTGAGTATATAacagtattaaataaaataaattaaagactTTTACAATACACGTTGTTTGCAGTGCTGTCGCCTCTCGTCTGACTGTCTACTTCAAGGAACAACAGTTCACTGCCATTAAGAGAACAATCCTCTTGGGTGTATCAAC
This is a stretch of genomic DNA from Drosophila albomicans strain 15112-1751.03 chromosome 3, ASM965048v2, whole genome shotgun sequence. It encodes these proteins:
- the LOC117569267 gene encoding pickpocket protein 28-like, which translates into the protein MTATEEQGKQEGEKLSSVLPGSELLAIPGFDFQRASITSAALSDVPSDVIIKSRIRYGSRLSACKGLLLEYSKSTTIHGIRYIFEVHRPIYEKLYWLVLTCTSVYFAVSLIWATYLKWQDSPVILGFDETLVPVYKIPFPTITICPEIKMERNVFDYANISRLIWDKYQQNEDFSDINEEDLQRMAATMHICDSDVATRFAPFLSNLRSGLPPLDVSETLVDLTISKNVTGPFCRWNGRFYFCNKIFDFVATDEGICYQFNGLRPKDIYRDERFVSYIDPDVVSFDDYFDVDLSPLNNITGNWSLDTGYVDQGQNSYPQRTIASSVRNGFFAFLQGLEHNYDYDCRSFKQGYKVFLNSPESVPLTSNNYILVPHGHEVMVGVLPNYVVSTSNLHEISAEKRQCYFDDERALRYFKAYSQSNCQTECLANYTMAKCGCVKFWMPKPLDVPVCGVAGIACYNAAQDELNALLQNQTMQKTINPNVKVMCDCMPACTSLEYNFEISRAELNFKKSLIAFRNTYKRTE